The Muricauda sp. SCSIO 65647 genome includes a region encoding these proteins:
- a CDS encoding malate dehydrogenase codes for MKITVVGAGAVGASCAEYIAIKNFASEVVLLDIKEGYAEGKAMDLMQTASLNGFDTKITGSTNDYSKTADSDIAVITSGIPRKPGMTREELIGINAGIVKTVSSSLLEHSPNAIIIVVSNPMDTMTYLVHKTTDLPKHRIIGMGGALDSARFKYRLAEVLEAPISDVDGMVIGGHSDTGMVPLIGHATRNSVKVSEFLTDEQMDHVVQETKVGGATLTKLLGTSAWYAPGAAVSSLAHAIACDQKKMFPCSTLLEGEYGLDDICIGVPVILGKNGIEQIVEIDLSEAEKTKMKESAEGVKKTNGLLDV; via the coding sequence ATGAAAATCACTGTAGTGGGCGCCGGAGCAGTAGGAGCAAGCTGTGCCGAGTATATCGCCATCAAGAATTTTGCGTCTGAAGTCGTATTGCTTGATATCAAGGAAGGCTATGCTGAGGGCAAGGCCATGGATTTGATGCAAACGGCCTCTTTGAACGGTTTTGATACCAAGATTACCGGAAGCACCAACGATTATTCAAAAACTGCCGACAGTGATATCGCTGTCATTACTTCAGGTATTCCCAGAAAACCTGGAATGACCCGTGAAGAATTGATCGGTATCAATGCCGGAATTGTAAAAACCGTATCATCAAGTCTATTGGAGCACTCGCCAAACGCGATTATCATAGTGGTCAGCAATCCCATGGACACCATGACCTATTTGGTACATAAGACTACCGATTTGCCAAAGCATCGTATAATCGGTATGGGTGGTGCCCTAGATAGTGCTCGTTTCAAGTATCGTTTGGCAGAGGTGTTGGAAGCACCCATTTCTGATGTAGACGGTATGGTTATCGGGGGGCACAGTGATACAGGTATGGTACCTTTGATTGGCCATGCGACCCGAAACAGTGTCAAGGTCTCTGAATTTTTGACCGATGAACAGATGGATCATGTTGTGCAGGAAACCAAGGTTGGTGGTGCCACTTTGACCAAATTGCTGGGTACCAGTGCATGGTATGCTCCAGGTGCTGCTGTCTCCAGTCTGGCACATGCCATTGCCTGTGACCAGAAGAAAATGTTTCCATGCTCTACCCTTTTGGAAGGGGAGTATGGCCTAGATGACATTTGTATCGGTGTTCCGGTTATTTTAGGAAAAAATGGTATCGAACAAATTGTTGAAATAGATCTTTCAGAAGCTGAAAAGACCAAAATGAAAGAAAGCGCCGAAGGGGTCAAAAAGACCAATGGCCTTCTTGATGTCTAG
- the secDF gene encoding protein translocase subunit SecDF — protein MQNKGLIRLFALLFGLVSIYQLSFTFITGKVEKDAEVYAASQIAETEDDYVAKREALEASYLDSIGGNPILGYTTYNDAKKKELNKGLDLKGGINVTLQISVKDILKGLANNTKNPIFNKALADADEASRNSDETYLELFFDAFDNIKGDTKLASPDIFANKGLSDEINFQMTDDEVKPIIRRKIDESIVSAFEVLRERIDGFGVTQPNIQREGNSGRILVELPGARDIARAQELLSSTAQLEFWETYQQSNTSIGQFFVDANTRLRDILEPVEQERDTLTKPESEIDSLLSDVAQDSLDFTAETNPLLGKLIPASPGSHAIARVAISDTAEVGSYLRMPEIRRLLPADVQFTKFAWERPPKDVETAELFALKSSRDNVPRISGDVVSDAQATFDQFNKPAVSMTMNTRGAKEWERLTGDAYNNQTGIAIVLDNKVYTAPGVSSGPIPGGRSEITGVFTVNETKDIANVLRAGKLPASAEIIQSEVVGPSLGQEAIDSGFMSFIIAMAFVLLWMIFYYGKAGIFADIALILNILLIFGVLTSLGAVLTLPGIAGIVLTIGMSVDANVLIFERIREELARGKGKAQAVADGFSNALSSILDANITTGLTAIILFVFGSGPIKGFATTLLIGIVTSLFTAIFITRLLVDWYISKKGRSLDFSTGMTKNLFKNMKINFLGKRRIAYVISVILVGVGVFSLFTKGLQQGVDFVGGRSYQIRFEREVNPSEIASELNTVFGSGTNVKTFGEANQIKVTTPYKVDVEGIEVDNEIQNKLYTSLQKYLPDGTSFEDFTVGASEKSIGILQSVKVGPTIADDIKKNAVWAIIGSLAVVFLYILLRFRKWQFSLGAVVAVFHDVMIVLGIFSLLGTVMPFNMEIDQAFIAAILTVIGYSLNDTVVVFDRIREVVGLKGWKNGEHVNQALNSTLSRTLNTSLTTLIVLLSIFIFGGESLRGFMFAMIVGVLIGTYSSVFIATPIMFDSLKKKIVMDKE, from the coding sequence ATGCAAAATAAAGGACTCATTAGGCTTTTTGCGCTCCTTTTTGGTTTGGTGAGCATTTATCAACTGTCGTTCACTTTTATCACGGGCAAGGTTGAGAAAGATGCTGAGGTCTATGCAGCGAGCCAAATTGCTGAGACTGAAGATGACTATGTGGCGAAGCGCGAGGCTCTTGAGGCATCATATCTTGATTCGATCGGCGGCAATCCCATTTTGGGTTACACCACCTACAATGATGCCAAGAAGAAGGAACTGAACAAAGGCCTTGACTTGAAAGGAGGTATCAACGTTACCTTGCAGATATCTGTAAAGGATATTTTGAAAGGATTGGCCAATAATACCAAGAACCCAATTTTCAATAAGGCCTTGGCCGATGCCGATGAGGCCTCTAGAAACAGTGACGAGACGTATCTTGAGCTCTTTTTTGACGCCTTCGACAACATAAAGGGCGATACCAAATTGGCATCTCCAGATATTTTTGCCAATAAGGGGTTGAGTGATGAGATCAATTTTCAGATGACCGATGATGAGGTAAAGCCTATCATCAGAAGAAAGATTGACGAGTCTATCGTTTCTGCGTTTGAGGTATTGCGAGAGCGTATTGACGGTTTCGGGGTTACCCAACCCAATATTCAGCGAGAGGGCAACTCTGGCCGTATTTTGGTCGAATTGCCAGGGGCCCGTGACATTGCACGTGCCCAAGAGCTGCTGTCGAGTACGGCACAATTAGAGTTTTGGGAAACCTATCAACAGAGCAATACTAGCATTGGCCAGTTTTTTGTAGATGCAAATACACGCCTTCGTGATATTTTAGAACCTGTTGAACAAGAGCGGGATACCTTGACCAAACCCGAATCTGAAATTGATTCATTGCTTTCTGATGTCGCCCAAGATTCATTGGATTTTACCGCAGAGACCAACCCGTTGCTGGGTAAATTGATTCCTGCAAGTCCTGGCAGTCATGCCATTGCCAGGGTGGCCATTTCTGATACGGCCGAAGTAGGTTCGTACTTGAGAATGCCTGAAATTCGTAGATTACTGCCTGCCGATGTTCAGTTCACCAAGTTTGCTTGGGAGCGTCCGCCAAAAGACGTTGAAACCGCCGAACTGTTTGCCTTGAAATCAAGTCGTGACAACGTGCCCCGCATTAGTGGAGATGTGGTTTCTGATGCACAGGCCACTTTTGATCAGTTCAACAAGCCTGCGGTGAGCATGACGATGAACACCCGTGGTGCCAAAGAATGGGAGCGCCTTACGGGAGATGCGTACAACAATCAAACCGGTATTGCCATTGTGCTCGATAACAAGGTATATACGGCCCCTGGGGTCTCTTCAGGACCCATTCCCGGTGGCCGCTCTGAGATTACCGGTGTATTCACCGTCAATGAGACCAAAGATATCGCAAACGTATTGCGTGCGGGTAAATTACCGGCTTCGGCAGAGATCATTCAGTCTGAAGTAGTGGGCCCATCATTGGGTCAAGAGGCCATTGATAGTGGCTTTATGTCGTTTATCATCGCCATGGCATTTGTATTGCTGTGGATGATTTTCTATTACGGTAAGGCCGGAATCTTTGCCGACATCGCCTTGATCTTGAATATACTCTTGATCTTTGGTGTCTTGACCAGTCTTGGTGCTGTTTTGACCTTACCGGGTATCGCGGGTATCGTTTTGACCATTGGTATGTCTGTAGACGCGAACGTGCTCATTTTTGAACGTATCAGGGAAGAATTGGCACGTGGCAAGGGCAAAGCCCAAGCAGTTGCCGATGGGTTTAGCAATGCACTTTCTTCAATTTTGGATGCCAATATCACCACGGGTCTTACGGCCATTATCCTTTTTGTATTCGGTTCTGGCCCAATCAAAGGCTTTGCTACCACTCTTTTGATCGGTATCGTAACCTCTTTGTTCACCGCTATTTTCATTACGAGATTATTGGTTGATTGGTATATTTCGAAAAAAGGCAGGAGCCTTGATTTTTCTACGGGCATGACCAAAAACCTGTTCAAGAATATGAAAATCAATTTCTTGGGCAAACGTAGAATAGCCTATGTCATCTCTGTCATTTTGGTAGGGGTAGGCGTCTTTTCCTTGTTCACCAAAGGGCTACAGCAAGGTGTTGATTTTGTTGGGGGTCGTTCGTATCAAATTCGTTTTGAGAGAGAGGTAAATCCCTCAGAAATAGCTTCTGAGCTGAACACGGTATTTGGTAGTGGCACCAATGTGAAGACATTTGGGGAGGCCAATCAGATAAAGGTCACCACACCCTACAAAGTAGATGTTGAGGGTATAGAGGTCGATAATGAGATTCAGAACAAACTCTACACCTCACTTCAAAAATATTTGCCCGATGGTACCTCTTTTGAAGATTTCACCGTTGGAGCTTCAGAAAAATCCATTGGTATTTTACAGTCGGTAAAAGTAGGTCCGACCATTGCAGATGACATCAAAAAGAATGCCGTTTGGGCCATCATTGGTTCTTTGGCCGTGGTCTTCCTGTACATTTTGCTGCGTTTTAGAAAGTGGCAATTCTCATTGGGTGCCGTGGTAGCGGTATTTCATGATGTCATGATCGTTTTGGGTATTTTCTCACTACTGGGAACGGTCATGCCATTCAACATGGAAATTGACCAGGCCTTCATCGCGGCAATTTTGACGGTAATCGGTTATTCACTCAACGATACTGTGGTGGTTTTTGACCGTATTCGTGAGGTAGTGGGTCTTAAGGGCTGGAAGAATGGCGAGCATGTCAATCAAGCCCTGAACAGTACCCTAAGCCGTACATTGAATACCTCATTGACGACGTTGATCGTACTCTTGTCCATTTTTATCTTTGGAGGTGAGAGCCTACGCGGATTCATGTTTGCCATGATAGTGGGTGTGCTTATCGGTACCTACTCATCGGTATTCATTGCGACGCCCATTATGTTTGATTCATTGAAGAAGAAAATCGTAATGGATAAAGAATAA
- a CDS encoding glycosyltransferase, whose protein sequence is MQKIQVKPGAKIDDYKAYGSLYSSVLDFLENVKKPIGNLGDCTIWMINSTAIGGGVAEMLPSQMRILRELGISIEWLVIEASDNDFFNLTKRIHNAIHGSGNGAFTDADREVFEKVNRENLPMAIDLINDGDIVVIHDPQPMPLAEMIREEKDVSLIWRCHIGLDDETETTDSVWTFLAPYLDYYDHFIFSLPEYVPRNLKKKTSIIPPAIDPLSHKNRTLNLHKCIGILHQSGIIDEDIRILYHPYKHQVRRVMPDGSFGSVNQHNKLDFIYRPIITEISRWDRLKGFKELMQAFIKMKIDNREKGDPNSLEYKRTEMALLVMGGPDPAFVSDDPEGKAVLDELTRAYQEIDEELQNDIAILLLPLDNPKENALIVNAVQLCSSIVVQNSIQEGFGLTATEAMWKRRPILVSGAAGLRFQVQDGKTGKINDDPTDIGKLMATLSYMLHNTKERDKWGFNGQLRVIQNFTLFSQLVSWLEVFSKAKQKLI, encoded by the coding sequence ATGCAAAAAATCCAAGTAAAGCCAGGAGCCAAAATCGACGATTATAAGGCTTATGGCTCATTGTACTCATCTGTTCTAGATTTCCTTGAAAATGTAAAAAAGCCCATTGGTAATCTCGGTGACTGCACCATATGGATGATCAATTCTACTGCAATCGGTGGTGGTGTGGCGGAAATGCTGCCCAGCCAAATGCGAATTTTGAGAGAATTGGGCATCTCAATCGAATGGCTCGTAATCGAAGCCAGTGACAACGATTTCTTTAATTTGACCAAACGCATCCATAATGCCATTCACGGCAGTGGCAACGGAGCGTTCACTGATGCAGACCGCGAGGTTTTCGAGAAAGTGAATCGTGAAAACCTGCCCATGGCCATAGACTTAATCAATGATGGGGATATTGTTGTCATTCATGACCCACAACCAATGCCATTGGCCGAAATGATAAGGGAAGAAAAAGATGTTTCCTTGATTTGGCGTTGTCATATAGGACTTGATGATGAGACTGAAACAACTGATTCGGTATGGACTTTTTTGGCTCCGTATCTAGATTATTACGATCATTTCATCTTCAGTTTGCCCGAGTATGTTCCGCGTAATTTGAAAAAGAAGACGAGCATTATTCCTCCCGCCATAGATCCGTTGAGCCACAAGAATAGAACCCTGAACCTGCACAAGTGCATCGGCATTCTTCACCAGTCGGGCATCATTGATGAAGATATCAGAATTCTGTACCACCCCTATAAGCATCAGGTCCGTAGGGTAATGCCAGACGGTAGCTTTGGTAGTGTAAACCAGCATAACAAATTAGATTTCATCTATCGCCCCATCATCACCGAGATTTCTCGATGGGATCGTCTAAAAGGATTTAAAGAACTGATGCAGGCATTCATCAAAATGAAAATCGACAATCGTGAAAAGGGTGACCCTAACAGTCTTGAATACAAACGTACTGAAATGGCACTATTGGTCATGGGCGGACCCGATCCTGCTTTTGTTTCTGATGATCCAGAAGGAAAGGCCGTATTGGATGAACTTACAAGAGCCTATCAAGAAATAGATGAAGAACTGCAAAATGATATTGCAATTCTACTCTTACCTCTTGACAATCCAAAAGAAAATGCCTTGATCGTGAATGCCGTACAGCTTTGCTCGAGTATAGTGGTGCAAAACTCCATTCAAGAGGGCTTTGGATTGACAGCAACAGAAGCCATGTGGAAAAGAAGACCCATTTTGGTTTCGGGTGCTGCTGGCCTAAGGTTTCAAGTACAAGATGGCAAAACGGGAAAAATCAATGATGACCCTACCGATATCGGTAAACTTATGGCAACCCTAAGCTATATGCTGCACAATACCAAAGAACGTGATAAATGGGGGTTTAACGGCCAATTGCGTGTCATTCAAAACTTTACCCTCTTCAGTCAATTGGTTTCTTGGTTGGAGGTTTTCTCAAAAGCAAAACAGAAATTGATCTAG
- a CDS encoding ATP-binding cassette domain-containing protein: MGKPNSYVQHYAILVNNQSAVGPMVKDLIAGRPICGLEHFIGKKSALFSRSEIHRFMDEEERHDLKVLTAETEQALKTMSSGEQKKALLRYLLKQTPDFLVLVNPFDNLDKATQKELKAKLEEVSTSISLIQIVSRLVDILPITTHFARLQGNELLHYANAERFRKENSQNRHHFSATIPRPLHKVDAALETLVKFNDVSVSFGEKQVLRHINWTIEKGEFWQLIGPNGSGKTTLLTMITGDSHKGYGQDLTVFDHKKGTGESVWDLKKHIGYFTPAMIDRFRGYHTLENMLISGLHDSVGLYVRPSDAEKRLARQWLSLLHLETKGQTYFHDLGTGEKRLVMTARAMIKHPLLLILDEPTAGLDDANANLFVSLVDKIASESDSAILFVSHRTEPGLHPEKVLELTMTNTGSKGKLIIIDQ, from the coding sequence TTGGGCAAACCCAATAGTTACGTGCAGCACTACGCCATTCTTGTCAACAACCAATCTGCAGTTGGGCCAATGGTCAAAGACCTTATTGCCGGAAGACCCATCTGTGGCCTGGAACATTTCATTGGAAAAAAAAGTGCTCTTTTCTCACGTTCAGAAATCCACCGTTTCATGGATGAAGAAGAGCGGCATGATCTTAAGGTCTTGACCGCCGAAACGGAGCAGGCATTGAAGACCATGAGCAGTGGCGAACAGAAAAAAGCGCTCTTACGGTACTTGTTGAAACAAACCCCTGATTTTTTGGTTCTGGTGAATCCGTTTGACAATCTAGATAAGGCCACTCAAAAAGAGTTGAAAGCAAAACTAGAAGAAGTTTCAACATCTATTTCATTGATTCAAATCGTTAGTAGGCTTGTCGATATTTTACCCATTACCACCCATTTCGCGCGACTACAAGGCAATGAATTACTGCATTATGCCAATGCAGAACGATTTCGAAAAGAAAACAGTCAAAATCGACATCATTTTTCAGCAACAATTCCCAGACCCTTGCATAAGGTAGACGCAGCCTTGGAAACCCTTGTCAAATTTAATGATGTATCAGTCAGCTTTGGTGAAAAACAGGTCTTACGGCACATCAACTGGACCATAGAAAAAGGAGAGTTCTGGCAGCTTATCGGCCCCAATGGAAGTGGCAAGACCACTTTGCTCACCATGATTACCGGTGACAGCCATAAGGGATATGGGCAAGACCTGACCGTTTTTGACCATAAAAAGGGGACCGGTGAAAGCGTTTGGGACCTTAAAAAACATATCGGTTACTTCACACCCGCCATGATCGATCGTTTCAGGGGTTATCATACCTTAGAAAATATGTTGATTTCAGGCTTGCACGATTCTGTGGGGCTTTACGTGAGGCCCAGTGATGCGGAGAAAAGACTGGCTCGACAATGGCTTTCGCTATTACATCTCGAGACAAAGGGCCAAACCTATTTTCATGACTTGGGCACAGGTGAAAAACGTTTGGTCATGACAGCTAGGGCCATGATAAAACATCCTCTGCTATTGATATTGGACGAACCCACAGCGGGCCTAGACGATGCCAATGCAAACCTCTTTGTTTCTTTGGTCGATAAAATTGCTTCTGAAAGTGATTCGGCCATTCTATTTGTTTCACATAGAACCGAGCCCGGGCTACATCCTGAAAAGGTGCTTGAACTGACCATGACGAATACCGGTTCCAAAGGAAAATTGATTATCATAGATCAATAG
- a CDS encoding GNAT family N-acetyltransferase, whose translation MARYLLENQETERLLFRKITSDDFEVWLPFYENPLATKYWEGLPEDPITACRQQFDRIFERYDNDLGGMNALILKETQELVGICGLLVQKVDGNNELEIGYSVLPNHWKNGYAFEAAKKCKQYAFEKNFTDSLISIIHIDNIPSQKVAQKNGMSIDNTTVYKDNPVHIFRVRKKEG comes from the coding sequence ATGGCCCGTTATCTACTCGAAAATCAGGAAACGGAGCGTTTGCTGTTTCGAAAGATCACTTCCGATGATTTTGAGGTCTGGCTTCCCTTTTATGAAAATCCGCTTGCCACAAAATATTGGGAAGGGCTTCCTGAAGATCCCATAACTGCCTGCCGACAGCAATTCGACCGCATTTTTGAACGATACGACAACGATTTGGGCGGTATGAATGCCCTCATACTCAAAGAAACCCAAGAACTGGTCGGGATATGTGGGTTGTTGGTGCAAAAGGTTGATGGCAATAACGAACTCGAAATCGGTTATTCAGTGCTTCCCAACCATTGGAAAAATGGCTATGCCTTTGAGGCGGCCAAAAAGTGCAAACAATATGCTTTTGAAAAGAATTTTACCGATTCGCTGATATCGATCATCCATATCGATAATATTCCCTCACAAAAAGTGGCCCAAAAAAATGGTATGTCAATAGACAATACCACTGTTTACAAAGACAATCCGGTACATATTTTTCGAGTGCGAAAAAAAGAAGGCTAA
- a CDS encoding DUF192 domain-containing protein: MKRIYYIFLAFIVFSSCKEKAKTEIKTETIAFSKEGELQVFRSESDSLLVHLDIEIADTDYETQTGLMYRESMEERQAMLFIFPNVAMHSFYMKNTQFPLDILFIDEHLTVASIQKNAQPLDERGLSSGVPVKYVLEINAGLSDKWQLQVGDSISYTK, translated from the coding sequence ATGAAAAGGATTTACTATATCTTTTTGGCCTTTATCGTTTTTTCTTCTTGCAAGGAAAAAGCAAAGACCGAAATCAAGACTGAAACCATAGCTTTTAGCAAAGAAGGCGAACTACAGGTTTTCAGGTCAGAAAGTGATTCCCTTTTGGTTCATTTGGATATTGAAATCGCAGATACCGATTACGAGACCCAAACAGGGCTGATGTACCGTGAATCAATGGAAGAAAGACAGGCAATGCTGTTTATATTTCCGAACGTGGCCATGCACTCATTTTATATGAAGAACACGCAGTTTCCGCTAGACATTTTGTTTATCGATGAGCACCTGACCGTTGCTTCCATTCAAAAGAATGCGCAACCCCTTGATGAAAGAGGGCTTTCTTCAGGTGTTCCGGTCAAATATGTACTTGAGATCAATGCCGGACTTTCAGATAAATGGCAACTGCAAGTAGGTGACAGTATTTCATATACCAAATAG
- the lgt gene encoding prolipoprotein diacylglyceryl transferase — protein MYFLGFNWNPDDILFKIGFIQIKYYNLLWILAFVVGWFIMKRIFKHENKSMQKLDSLFIYAVVSIMLGARLGHVFFYDWDYYKDHLLEILLPIRESAEGSLVGLINGYEFTGFTGLASHGAAIGGIIGLYLLSRKYKDLSLLWLLDRVTITCAIGGAFVRLGNFFNSEINGKIVEGSFAFATRFIRDSDDMPAYKAIGLTKEKTASAAYKAIENNPDFASILESIPYRHPVQLYEAFGYLIVFLIMYFWMYWKTDLKKKEGFLFGFWLAIMWGPIRFILEFFKKSQGGFEDTWGTFSTGQWLSIPFVLIGLYLMFRPTATKN, from the coding sequence ATGTATTTTTTAGGTTTTAATTGGAATCCTGACGACATCCTGTTCAAAATAGGGTTCATACAAATCAAATACTACAATCTGCTATGGATTTTGGCCTTTGTGGTAGGCTGGTTCATCATGAAACGTATCTTTAAACATGAGAACAAGTCCATGCAGAAACTGGATTCTCTCTTTATCTATGCAGTGGTATCCATCATGTTGGGTGCCAGGTTGGGCCATGTGTTTTTCTACGATTGGGATTATTACAAAGACCATCTTCTAGAGATTTTGTTACCCATTCGAGAAAGTGCCGAAGGTTCTTTAGTCGGACTGATAAATGGTTATGAGTTCACAGGTTTTACGGGCCTGGCCAGTCATGGTGCGGCCATTGGCGGCATTATCGGTCTTTACCTGCTTTCTAGAAAATACAAAGATCTTAGCCTGCTCTGGCTGCTTGATAGAGTAACCATTACCTGTGCCATTGGTGGGGCCTTTGTTCGCTTGGGCAATTTTTTCAACTCTGAGATCAATGGCAAGATAGTTGAAGGGTCGTTCGCATTTGCTACACGGTTTATCCGTGATTCAGATGATATGCCGGCATATAAGGCGATAGGTTTAACCAAAGAAAAAACGGCCAGTGCGGCATACAAGGCCATTGAAAACAATCCAGATTTCGCCTCAATACTTGAGTCTATTCCGTACCGTCATCCCGTACAGCTCTATGAAGCTTTTGGCTACCTGATCGTGTTTTTGATCATGTATTTCTGGATGTATTGGAAAACAGACCTCAAAAAGAAAGAGGGCTTTCTTTTCGGCTTTTGGTTGGCCATAATGTGGGGACCTATTCGCTTTATTCTTGAATTTTTCAAAAAGAGCCAAGGTGGGTTTGAAGATACCTGGGGCACTTTTAGTACCGGCCAGTGGTTGAGCATTCCTTTTGTTTTGATAGGATTGTACTTGATGTTCAGACCAACGGCAACGAAAAATTAG
- the yidD gene encoding membrane protein insertion efficiency factor YidD has translation MKKILIAPFIFLVRLYQNGISPYLPATCRYEPTCSAYTVEALQKHGLFKGGWLSIKRIFSCHPWGGSGYDPVP, from the coding sequence GTGAAAAAAATTCTCATTGCCCCATTCATTTTTTTGGTACGACTCTACCAAAACGGCATCTCGCCCTATCTGCCCGCAACTTGCCGTTACGAGCCCACCTGCTCTGCCTATACGGTGGAAGCGTTACAAAAACATGGGCTCTTCAAAGGGGGGTGGCTATCCATAAAACGTATTTTCAGTTGCCACCCATGGGGTGGTAGTGGTTACGATCCCGTACCATGA
- the cysS gene encoding cysteine--tRNA ligase, translating into MQLFKSQVLKVTNSLSGTKEVFKPLKEGYVGMYVCGPTVYSNVHLGNCRTFISFDMIFRYLKHLGYKVRYVRNITDAGHLENDADEGEDKIAKRAKLEQIEPMEVVQRYTVDFHETLQKFNLLPPSIEPTATGHIIEQIEIIKDILEKDYAYEINGSVYFDVLKFNESNEYGKLSGRKLEDMIANTRELTAQDEKKNPQDFALWKKAEPQHIMRWPSPWGDGFPGWHLECTAMSTKYLGENFDIHGGGMDLKFPHHECEIAQAEARYGVTPVNYWLHANMLTLNGKKMSKSTGNNIYPNEIFSGENTILSKPYAPAVVRFFMMQAHYTSILDLSDEALQASEKGYNRLMEAMAVLDGLPTGKTSTFDVASWKQQCYEAMNDDFNTPVLIAYLFEAVKQINLIKDGKETIAQNDKKVLIETMNGFVNSVLGLENQKEAKGNSEVLGDVVQLLIDMRNEARANKDFATSDQIRDQLAALGIQLKDGKEGTTFTVINS; encoded by the coding sequence AGTAATGTGCATTTGGGCAATTGCCGCACGTTCATCTCATTTGATATGATTTTTCGCTATTTAAAACATCTTGGCTACAAAGTCAGGTATGTGCGAAATATCACCGATGCCGGTCATTTAGAGAACGATGCGGATGAGGGAGAGGACAAAATCGCCAAGAGGGCCAAATTAGAGCAAATCGAACCCATGGAAGTGGTGCAACGCTATACGGTCGATTTTCATGAGACACTGCAAAAGTTCAACTTGTTGCCACCAAGCATTGAGCCCACGGCAACCGGACACATCATTGAACAAATAGAAATCATTAAAGACATACTTGAAAAGGACTACGCCTATGAAATCAACGGATCGGTGTATTTCGATGTGTTGAAGTTCAATGAGTCAAACGAATATGGTAAACTCAGCGGCCGAAAATTGGAAGACATGATCGCCAATACCCGTGAGTTGACCGCACAAGACGAAAAGAAAAATCCGCAAGATTTTGCACTTTGGAAAAAAGCCGAACCACAACATATCATGCGGTGGCCCTCGCCTTGGGGCGATGGCTTTCCTGGTTGGCATCTAGAATGTACGGCCATGAGTACCAAGTACCTAGGTGAAAATTTTGATATACATGGGGGGGGTATGGACCTGAAATTTCCACACCACGAATGTGAAATTGCACAGGCCGAAGCACGTTATGGGGTCACTCCTGTTAACTATTGGCTACATGCCAATATGTTGACCCTGAATGGGAAAAAGATGTCAAAATCAACAGGAAACAATATCTATCCCAATGAGATTTTCAGTGGAGAGAACACTATTTTAAGCAAACCATACGCCCCGGCCGTGGTGCGCTTTTTTATGATGCAGGCTCACTATACCAGTATCTTGGATTTAAGTGACGAAGCCTTGCAAGCGTCTGAAAAAGGCTATAACCGTTTGATGGAGGCCATGGCCGTTTTAGATGGATTGCCCACGGGAAAAACCTCGACCTTTGACGTTGCTTCATGGAAACAGCAATGTTATGAAGCCATGAACGATGACTTCAATACCCCTGTACTCATCGCCTATCTTTTTGAGGCCGTCAAACAGATCAACCTTATCAAAGACGGAAAGGAAACCATTGCCCAGAATGATAAAAAGGTTCTCATCGAAACAATGAACGGTTTTGTCAATAGTGTATTGGGCCTTGAAAACCAAAAAGAAGCAAAAGGAAATTCTGAAGTGCTCGGCGATGTGGTACAATTGCTCATCGATATGCGCAATGAAGCCAGGGCCAATAAAGACTTTGCCACTTCTGATCAAATCAGGGATCAACTCGCTGCTTTGGGCATTCAGCTCAAGGATGGAAAAGAAGGCACGACCTTTACTGTCATCAATAGTTGA